In Topomyia yanbarensis strain Yona2022 chromosome 2, ASM3024719v1, whole genome shotgun sequence, one DNA window encodes the following:
- the LOC131684893 gene encoding myogenesis-regulating glycosidase-like — MKYFKTPLLGVLLLVTVACATDYTLQFYEATVTATFSTATRELTVQRNGVTVQRIVMGRDLGTTLVQKEIADGFRLTNIDGEEIEFTRTVDSQTLSLFTVARKVRSRSKVVVDCVRIAGSNWYGGPQQKYQYWPIQKLRLSQYSFLTKEADNCAVADRYWLNSLGSFIYVDHETPLFIDQNYGQPGYMCLEAKKSLPYDTYDDTYSFIYQVGVASDAKVAHMGAVNRILGKPTGHPAEEMVKYPIWSTWARYKRDIDQTVVLQYADEISKNGWQNGQYELDDDWEKCYGALEFNTTKFPNIRQTVEAIRAKGFPRVTLWIHPFINKVCEPWYSQAKRNGYLVTNHSGSTDTEWWNSGKGQAAYVDFSKPEVAEWFTQRLQAILDESGIDSFKFDAGETSWTPPDPVLNGPRSQHPNIIVDSYVRTVAQFGDLVEVRSAQRTQDAPIFVRMIDKDSEWYWNNGLPTLVTTLLQMNMAGYPLVLPDMVGGNGYNDHPPNKEMFIRWLQANVFMPSIQFSYVPWDYDTETIQISKQMTDLHERYTTQIMERFKLAVSDGYPVNPPLWWVSPSDTVAQKIYDQFLLGDDIIAAPVLQQNKRSRDIYLPEGMWEDGNNGTVYTGPRWIRNYGVPLSVLPYFVRKTT; from the exons ATGAAGTATTTTAAAACGCCTCTATTGGGCGTTCTGTTGCTAGTAACGGTAGCGTGTGCTACAGACTACACACTACAGTTCTACGAAGCCACGGTTACAGCTACGTTCAGTACCGCTACTCGTGAGCTCACGGTCCAGCGCAATGGAGTGACCGTACAGAGGATTGTGATGGGACGGGATTTGGGCACGACTCTAGTTCAGAAGGAAATAGCAGACGGTTTTAGGCTAACGAATATCGACGGTGAAGAGATTGAATTTACGAGAACTGTGGATAGTCAAACTTTGTCGCTGTTTACTGTTGCCAGAAAAGTGAGATCGCGTTCCAAGGTGGTGGTGGACTGTGTCCGCATCGCTGGATCCAACTGGTATGGCGGACCACAGCAAAAGTACCAGTACTGGCCAATTCAAAAATTACGCTTAAGTCAATACTCGTTCCTCACGAAGGAGGCAGATAACTGTGCGGTAGCGGATCGGTATTGGTTAAACTCGTTGGGATCATTCATCTACGTGGACCATGAGACCCCGCTGTTTATTGATCAAAACTACGGTCAACCAGGGTACATGTGTTTAGAAGCGAAGAAGTCTCTACCTTATGATACCTATGACGATACGTACTCATTCATCTACCAGGTTGGAGTAGCCAGTGATGCGAAGGTGGCACACATGGGTGCAGTGAACCGTATTCTTGGAAAACCTACAGGGCATCCCGCCGAAGAGATGGTGAAGTATCCCATCTGGTCGACTTGGGCACGTTACAAACGAGATATTGATCAAACAGTGGTGCTTCAGTACGCAGATGAAATTAGCAAAAATGGGTGGCAAAACGGACAGTACGAACTTGACGACGACTGGGAGAAGTGTTACGGAGCGCTAGAGTTCAACACCACCAAGTTTCCAAATATTAGGCAAACAGTGGAGGCTATTAGAGCGAAGGGTTTCCCGAGGGTTACCTTGTGGATTCACCCGTTCATCAACAAGGTCTGTGAACCGTGGTACTCGCAAGCAAAGCGCAACGGCTATCTAGTGACTAATCACAGCGGCAGTACGGATACTGAGTGGTGGAATAGTGGTAAAGGCCAAGCTGCATATGTAGATTTTTCTAAGCCTGAAGTTGCCGAATGGTTTACTCAAAGATTGCAAGCTATTCTGGATGAAAGCGGGATCGACAGTTTCAAGTTTGATGCAGGTGAGACTAGCTGGACGCCCCCGGATCCGGTGCTGAATGGACCACGCTCGCAACATCCAAATATAATCGTTGATTCGTATGTAAGAACGGTAGCACAGTTTGGAGATCTGGTCGAGGTTCGTTCGGCTCAACGCACCCAGGATGCTCCGATTTTCGTTCGAATGATAGATAAAGACTCCGAGTGGTACTGGAACAATGGTTTGCCGACACTGGTTACTACATTGCTGCAGATGAATATGGCCGGTTACCCATTGGTCTTACCGGATATGGTCGGAGGGAACGGGTACAATGATCATCCGCCGAACAAGGAAATGTTCATTCGATGGCTTCAGGCTAATGTATTCATGCCTAGTATTCAATTTTCTTACGTTCCATGGGATTACGACACGGAAACCATACAGATATCGAAACAAATGACCGATTTGCACGAGAGGTACACTACACAGATAATGGAAAGATTCAAGCTGGCTGTTTCTGATGGTTACCCGGTGAACCCGCCGCTCTGGTGGGTCTCCCCAAGCGATACTGTAGCTCAAAAAATCTACGATC AGTTCCTATTGGGAGATGACATCATAGCAGCGCCGGTGCTCCAGCAAAACAAGCGTTCTCGAGATATCTACCTACCAGAGGGTATGTGGGAAGACGGGAACAATGGAACCGTCTACACCGGACCCAGATGGATTAGGAACTACGGTGTTCCGCTAAGCGTGCTGCCGTATTTTGTGCGGAAGACTACCTAG